From Coffea arabica cultivar ET-39 chromosome 2e, Coffea Arabica ET-39 HiFi, whole genome shotgun sequence, the proteins below share one genomic window:
- the LOC140004116 gene encoding kinesin-like protein KIN-7E yields the protein MGAIGGEELMKWEKMQGMANGSEEKILVLVRLRPLSDREILRNDVSDWECINETTILYRNSLQERSGLPTAYSFDRVFRGDCPTRKVYDDGTKEIALSAVSGINSTIFAYGQTSSGKTYTMNGITEYTVADIYDYIQKHEERAFVLKFAAMEIYNEVVRDLLSTDNTPLRLLDDPERGTIIERLTEETLRDWNHLKELLSICEAQRQIGETSLNETSSRSHQILRLTIESSAREFIGKDNSTTLAASVNFVDLAGSERASQALSVGQRLKEGCHINRSLLTLGTVIRKLSKGRHGHVNYRDSKLTRILQPSLGGNARTAIICTLSPARSHVEQSRNTLLFASCAKEVSTNAQVNVVMSDKALVKHLQREVARLESELSTPGSINDHTALLRKKDLQIEKLEREVRELTKQLDLAQSRIEDLQQMVGSQASRLLVMEEKKACEDECLISESSGETVPAIRIFRAPRSCERDNAGEELSHRQISEHSLDRSPSNVASTLMSNGSKFHCSDASLGDGEFVAGTGEDSDEICKEVQCIETGKSDEDNRFVTVDNTENGGRSPMPRVPGNQNREDGELLSTISRRASGIQNGFTYGALEQNIQRVQKTIDSLGTPYPEEQSRWDSSTTASGSRSLKLTRSRSCRANLMVGSSSPDSETVQDGEATPPDGLEKNFPGRPEGLRRKHWKIPPFTFGANGGRLSRSNSQSSNGSAFVDDLKSQNNAADEDIPSVNTFVAGLKEMAKHQYENKMDDQGQGTDCVAESPGKILKDIGLDPLLESSGDPLQWPLEFERLRGLILGHWQTCNVSLVHRTYFFLLFRGEPMDSIYMEVELRRLFFLKETFSKGNPVEQDGRTLTLASSLKALLRERRMLSRLVNKRLTSDERNRIYQKWGIGLNSKKRRLQLVQRLWSNTEDIDHVSESAAIVAKLIKFSQQGQAIKEMFGLSFTPPRLSRRSFGWKNSTASLV from the exons ATGGGGGCTATTGGAGGAGAAGAGTTGATGAAGTGGGAGAAAATGCAAGGGATGGCAAATGGAAGTGAAGAAAAGATTCTGGTGTTGGTGAGGTTGAGACCTTTGAGCGACAGGGAGATTTTGAGGAATGATGTTTCGGATTGGGAATGTATTAATGAGACCACCATTTTGTACCGGAATAGCCTCCAGGAGCGGTCTGGGCTCCCAACTGCTTATTCATTTG ACAGAGTATTCAGAGGTGATTGTCCGACAAGGAAAGTGTATGATGATGGAACAAAGGAAATTGCTCTTTCGGCTGTTAGTGGTATCAACT CAACCATTTTCGCGTATGGGCAAACGAGCAGTGGAAAGACATACACCATGAATGGGATTACCGAGTATACAGTAGCAGATATTTATGATTACATACAAAAG CATGAAGAAAGGGCATTTGTTTTAAAGTTTGCTGCAATGGAGATCTATAATGAAGTTGTAAGAGACCTGCTTAGCACAGATAATACTCCACTCAGGCTACTTGATGATCCAGAG AGAGGGACCATTATTGAGAGACTCACTGAAGAAACTCTGAGAGACTGGAATCATCTGAAGGAGCTCCTATCAATCTGTGAAG CTCAAAGACAAATTGGCGAGACctctttgaatgaaacaagCTCTAGATCTCATCAAATACTTAGATTG ACGATTGAAAGTTCAGCTCGTGAGTTTATAGGGAAGGACAACTCCACCACTCTGGCAGCCAGTGTG AATTTTGTTGACCTGGCTGGGAGTGAGCGTGCATCTCAGGCATTATCCGTTGGTCAAAGGCTAAAAGAAGGTTGTCACATCAATCGGAGTTTACTTACCCTGGGAACTGTGATTCGTAAGCTAAG CAAGGGAAGACATGGTCACGTCAACTACAGAGATTCTAAGCTAACACGAATACTACAACCCTCTTTGGGTGGGAATGCAAGAACTGCCATCATTTGCACCTTGAGCCCTGCACGAAGCCATGTTGAGCAATCTAGAAATACTCTACTATTTGCTAGTTGTGCTAAGGAAGTTTCCACAAATGCACAAGTCAATGTGGTGATGTCTGACAAGGCCTTGGTGAAGCATTTGCAAAGAGAAGTTGCTAGATTGGAAAGTGAACTAAGCACTCCAGGGTCAATCAATGATCATACAGCATTGCTGAGAAAGAAAGATTTGCAAATCGAAAAG TTGGAAAGAGAGGTGAGGGAGCTCACAAAGCAACTGGATCTTGCACAATCACGGATTGAGGACTTGCAACAAATGGTTGGAAGTCAAGCTTCCAGACTATTG GTTATGGAAGAAAAAAAGGCATGTGAAGATGAATGCTTGATATCAGAGTCATCTGGTGAAACTGTTCCTGCTATACGAATATTTAGGGCACCTCGATCTTGTGAAAGAGACAATGCAGGGGAAGAGCTTTCCCACAGACAGATTTCAGAACATAGTCTTGACCGCTCTCCATCCAATGTTGCTTCTACGTTGATGTCAAATGGAAGCAAGTTTCATTGCTCTGATGCTAGTTTGGGGGATGGCGAATTTGTGGCTGGAACTGGAGAGGATTCTGATGAGATCTGCAAGGAAGTTCAATGTATCGAGACAGGTAAGTCTGATGAGGATAACAGATTTGTAACGGTTGACAACACTGAGAATGGAGGGAGGTCTCCAATGCCAAGGGTACCTGGTAATCAAAACAGGGAAGATGGGGAACTCTTATCAACCATTTCTAGACGAGCGAGTGGCATTCAGAATGGCTTCACTTATGGAGCATTGGAGCAAAATATTCAAAGAGTTCAGAAGACCATAGATTCTCTTGGTACTCCTTACCCAGAGGAGCAGTCCCGTTGGGACTCGTCTACTACTGCATCTGGTTCTAGAAGTCTGAAGTTGACCAGAAGCAGGAGTTGTAGAGCTAATCTGATGGTTGGGTCATCTTCACCTGACTCTGAGACAGTACAAGATGGTGAAGCAACCCCACCGGATGGATTGGAGAAAAACTTCCCAGGAAGACCAGAAGGTCTGCGCAGAAAGCACTGGAAGATTCCTCCATTTACCTTTGGTGCAAATGGTGGAAGATTGTCAAGAAGCAACTCACAGTCCTCTAATGGTAGCGCCTTCGTGGATGACCTAAAATCTCAAAACAATGCTGCAGATGAGGATATCCCCAGTGTCAATACTTTTGTTGCTGGACTGAAAGAAATGGCCAAGCATCAGTATGAAAATAAAATGGATGATCAG GGTCAAGGAACTGATTGTGTGGCTGAAAGTCCAGGAAAGATTCTCAAAGATATTGGGCTCGATCCACTGCTGGAGTCTTCAGGTGATCCTTTGCAATGGCCACTGGAGTTTGAAAGATTACGGGGACTGATATTAGGGCATTGGCAAACTTGCAATGTTTCTTTGGTCCACAGGACATATTTCTTCCTGCTTTTTAGAGGTGAACCAATGGATTCTATTTATATGGAGGTGGAGCTACGAAGGCTCTTCTTCCTGAAGGAAACCTTTTCCAAAGGAAACCCAGTTGAACAAGATGGTCGGACATTAACTTTAGCTTCAAG CCTAAAGGCACTTTTGCGGGAGAGACGAATGCTAAGCAGGCTTGTCAACAAAAGATTGACTAGTGATGAAAGAAATAGAATATATCAGAAATGGGGTATAGGTTTGAActcaaagaaaaggagattgcAGCTAGTCCAACGTTTGTGGAGCAACACCGAGGATATTGATCATGTTTCAGAGAGTGCTGCTATCGTTGCGAAGCTGATCAAGTTCTCCCAACAAGGTCAGGCGATCAAGGAGATGTTTGGGCTTAGCTTCACACCTCCACGCTTGAGTCGGAGGTCatttggctggaaaaatagcACGGCTTCCCTTGTATGA
- the LOC140036741 gene encoding small ribosomal subunit protein bTHXm — protein MAMIQWCGSAARRMLKATEQRLSFSPSSSSSSLSSLSSSSMTSSPILCGRGDKRTKKGKIFKGSYGNARPKREKKIERIKDRVEVPRSTPWPLPFKLI, from the coding sequence ATGGCGATGATACAGTGGTGCGGCTCCGCAGCGAGGAGGATGCTGAAGGCAACCGAGCAACGCCTGTCATTTTCACCATCGTCATCTTCATCGTCGTTGTCATCGTTATCGTCTTCATCAATGACATCATCACCGATTCTGTGTGGCCGAGGGGACAAGAGGACGAAGAAAGGGAAGATATTCAAGGGATCATATGGCAACGCCAGacccaagagagagaaaaaaatcgAACGCATCAAGGATAGGGTTGAGGTCCCCAGGTCTACCCCTTGGCCTCTTCCTTTCAAGCTCATCTGA
- the LOC140004113 gene encoding NADH dehydrogenase [ubiquinone] 1 beta subcomplex subunit 9-like yields MSLGSASYLARRAAQKERVRILYRRALKDTLNWAVHRHLFYPDADALREKFEANKDVQDLETIDRMIATGEVTYNKWRHPDPYVVPWAPGGSKFHRNPTPPSGIEILYDYGREDND; encoded by the exons atgaGCTTAGGATCAGCATCGTACCTGGCTCGAAGAGCAGCGCAGAAGGAGAGAGTAAGGATCCTCTACAGACGAGCTCTCAAGGACACTCTCAATTGGGCTGTACATCGCCACCTCTTCTATCCTGAT GCCGATGCTCTTAGGGAGAAATTCGAGGCCAACAAAGATGTG CAAGATCTTGAAACTATTGATAGGATGATAGCTACTGGTGAAGTGACCTACAATAAGTGGCGCCATCCTGATCCTTATGTGG TTCCATGGGCTCCTGGTGGCTCGAAGTTCCACCGAAATCCAACACCTCCTTCTGGG ATTGAGATATTATATGACTATGGTAGGGAAGACAATGACTAA